The proteins below come from a single Roseiflexus sp. RS-1 genomic window:
- a CDS encoding flippase activity-associated protein Agl23: MSIAELPSRVTVTPDESTIPAMARPRAATLTLEQAAYLVILLLALVSRLWGLGDRALHHDETLHAFFSWLIFRGEGYVHDPLLHGPFLYFFGALIYFLFSVSDATARLGPALFGVALVMMPYLLRRELGRSAALLASLYLLISPAFMYIARFIRHDPYTILFELLALIGAVRYATTRRPLWLYVMALALALMFVTMETFFLYLAIFVPPVALALFWKVWKPGVAVLAALGIAVVALVFWLPGYPERPFPTSDTVNRVAGPYICPSELQPFPPPNPMRVARPGPIFGWPPLATFDNNYALCVRHQPDDNFGLYFIKLGEFFGHPAILTGLVLVPTTLAALWWIVWRRRDTTGMTRWERARASGDPTVAVFASLAQDRRLLIAGGLFFLIYTLFFTAFLTNTAGVITGTTGSLLYWLAQHEVERGGQPPHYYAVLLAIYEPLLILWGLAGLIMVGALGWQRRRHTRNRADPDADGDAAPGRATLDTATAPGGATVLPFVLAWWSVATFALYSWAGEKMPWLTVHVALPLTLLGAWAAGRTLEWWRRAVDDDEARDGSVLSQIARPFPIFLGVLTVISAYCLILLSVTINDATINSNPQLAALTPWIAPLWMMLTALLTAGAWMLRGRRWALGALMAGVTLIVAVYTLRSAYQLSFRYGDVPREMMIYTQTSPDVKRVIDRLDEALRRRSNATTATVWYDNETVWDWYRIRFARTEEQPPQLRRAPGDDVIAVLMLLENYENEQNRRFLEGFVVQRYPLRWWFPEEETYRLPRDWRTAKVTERSSLLMRLLRQPFDPVVSRQFWNYILYRIPPHPLGSTDFVIAVRPEAAPEIGLGLGGER, encoded by the coding sequence ATGTCGATTGCCGAACTTCCGTCACGGGTCACCGTAACGCCTGACGAGAGCACAATCCCCGCAATGGCGCGCCCGCGTGCAGCGACGCTCACGCTCGAACAGGCTGCGTATCTTGTTATCCTCCTCCTGGCGCTGGTTTCGCGATTGTGGGGGTTGGGCGACCGCGCACTGCATCACGATGAGACGCTGCACGCCTTCTTTTCGTGGCTGATCTTTCGTGGCGAAGGGTATGTGCACGATCCGTTGCTCCACGGTCCTTTCCTCTATTTCTTTGGGGCATTGATCTATTTCCTCTTCAGCGTCAGCGATGCCACGGCGCGCCTGGGTCCGGCGCTGTTCGGCGTGGCGCTGGTGATGATGCCCTATCTGCTGCGGCGTGAGTTGGGACGTAGCGCGGCACTGCTGGCATCGCTCTATCTCCTGATCTCCCCCGCCTTCATGTATATCGCGCGCTTCATCCGTCACGATCCGTACACGATTCTGTTCGAGTTGCTGGCGCTTATCGGCGCGGTGCGCTATGCGACGACCAGACGCCCGCTGTGGCTGTATGTGATGGCCCTCGCACTGGCGTTGATGTTTGTGACGATGGAGACCTTCTTTCTCTATCTTGCGATCTTTGTCCCGCCGGTTGCGCTGGCGTTGTTCTGGAAGGTGTGGAAGCCAGGTGTGGCAGTTCTGGCGGCGCTGGGGATCGCGGTCGTGGCGCTGGTGTTCTGGCTGCCAGGATACCCGGAACGCCCGTTCCCGACCAGCGATACGGTCAATCGGGTTGCCGGACCGTACATCTGCCCAAGTGAACTGCAACCCTTCCCCCCCCCCAACCCGATGCGCGTCGCTCGCCCCGGTCCGATCTTTGGCTGGCCCCCGCTGGCGACGTTTGACAACAATTATGCGCTGTGCGTCCGTCATCAACCGGACGATAATTTCGGTCTCTACTTCATCAAACTTGGCGAGTTCTTCGGGCATCCGGCGATCCTGACCGGGCTTGTGCTGGTCCCGACAACGCTGGCGGCGCTCTGGTGGATCGTCTGGCGACGGCGCGACACGACCGGCATGACCCGTTGGGAACGTGCGCGCGCGAGCGGCGATCCGACGGTCGCGGTTTTTGCAAGTCTGGCGCAGGACCGGCGTCTGTTGATCGCGGGCGGGCTTTTTTTTCTGATTTATACCCTGTTCTTCACCGCATTTCTGACCAATACCGCTGGCGTCATCACCGGTACGACCGGTTCGCTCCTCTACTGGCTGGCGCAGCACGAGGTTGAACGTGGCGGTCAACCGCCGCACTACTACGCGGTGCTGCTGGCGATCTACGAGCCGCTGCTGATCCTGTGGGGTCTGGCGGGTCTGATAATGGTGGGAGCGCTGGGATGGCAACGGCGACGCCACACACGCAACCGCGCCGATCCCGACGCCGATGGAGATGCCGCGCCTGGGCGCGCAACCCTTGACACCGCCACCGCTCCTGGCGGCGCCACAGTGCTGCCGTTTGTCCTGGCGTGGTGGAGTGTAGCTACATTTGCACTCTACTCGTGGGCGGGCGAAAAGATGCCATGGTTGACAGTGCACGTCGCCCTGCCACTCACATTGCTGGGGGCGTGGGCTGCGGGGCGCACGCTGGAATGGTGGCGCCGCGCGGTCGATGATGATGAAGCACGGGATGGATCGGTATTGAGCCAGATCGCACGTCCATTCCCGATCTTCCTGGGGGTGCTGACGGTCATCAGCGCTTATTGTCTGATCCTGCTGAGCGTGACGATCAACGACGCAACGATCAACAGCAATCCGCAACTTGCAGCACTCACGCCATGGATCGCGCCACTCTGGATGATGCTGACCGCGCTGCTCACCGCCGGTGCGTGGATGCTACGCGGGCGACGCTGGGCGCTGGGGGCGCTCATGGCGGGGGTCACGCTGATTGTAGCGGTTTACACGCTGCGCAGCGCGTATCAACTCAGTTTCCGCTACGGCGATGTGCCGCGGGAGATGATGATCTACACCCAGACGTCGCCTGATGTGAAGCGGGTGATCGACCGGCTCGACGAGGCGCTGCGCCGGCGCAGCAACGCAACGACCGCGACGGTCTGGTACGATAACGAGACCGTGTGGGACTGGTACCGCATCCGTTTTGCCCGCACCGAGGAGCAACCGCCGCAACTCCGGCGCGCTCCGGGCGACGATGTGATCGCCGTGCTTATGCTGCTCGAAAACTACGAGAATGAGCAGAATCGCCGTTTTCTGGAAGGGTTCGTGGTGCAACGCTATCCGTTGCGCTGGTGGTTCCCGGAAGAGGAAACGTATCGCCTGCCGCGCGACTGGAGGACGGCCAAGGTGACCGAACGTTCGTCACTCCTGATGCGTCTCCTGCGCCAGCCGTTCGATCCGGTCGTGTCGCGGCAGTTCTGGAACTATATCCTGTACCGCATCCCGCCGCATCCGCTCGGTTCGACCGATTTTGTCATCGCGGTGCGCCCCGAAGCGGCGCCTGAGATCGGGCTGGGTCTCGGCGGCGAGCGGTGA
- a CDS encoding Crp/Fnr family transcriptional regulator has translation MPDAHDPLPPVDIISDADLFPQLMAALRDMHGEIAAVQRPAGYIFYGLEDPGAEMYLLYRGRVRLYTISPEGRALTVLLLDAPAVFGEVTLAEGAHYDSYAVSVTPCTVGVVRRDALRRALQAQPSLALRFMTVMSRRLRAIERKLSDIAFKSVPQRLAAALLGLWAERRDMPPTVRSTHQQLAELIGSHRETVTKAIGDFRAAGLIRVDDDAIHLVDLVRLGDLAYS, from the coding sequence ATGCCTGATGCGCACGATCCACTTCCTCCGGTTGACATCATTAGCGACGCCGATCTCTTCCCGCAGTTGATGGCGGCGCTGCGTGATATGCACGGCGAGATCGCGGCAGTTCAGCGACCCGCCGGTTATATATTCTATGGTCTGGAAGACCCGGGCGCGGAGATGTACCTGTTGTACCGCGGGCGCGTTCGTCTCTACACAATTTCGCCAGAGGGACGCGCACTCACCGTTCTGCTGCTCGATGCGCCAGCAGTGTTCGGCGAGGTGACGCTGGCGGAGGGTGCGCATTACGATAGTTATGCGGTCAGCGTCACTCCCTGCACGGTCGGGGTGGTGCGACGCGACGCGCTCCGTCGGGCGTTGCAGGCGCAACCGTCGCTCGCCCTGCGCTTCATGACGGTGATGAGTCGCCGCCTGCGCGCTATCGAGCGTAAACTGTCCGATATTGCCTTCAAGAGCGTGCCGCAACGCCTGGCGGCTGCGCTGCTGGGGTTGTGGGCCGAACGGCGCGACATGCCCCCTACTGTGCGTTCGACCCATCAGCAACTCGCCGAACTGATCGGGTCGCACCGCGAAACGGTCACAAAAGCGATTGGCGATTTTCGCGCCGCCGGGTTGATCCGGGTCGATGACGATGCGATTCATCTGGTCGATCTGGTGCGACTCGGCGATCTGGCGTATTCGTGA
- a CDS encoding histidine phosphatase family protein — protein MITNLYLIRHGEAYSNVEPIMGGMQGDRGLTERGIAQVEALARRLAKGEIAADVLYASTLPRARMTAEPVAEALNLPIHWDDDLQELRPGEADGLHIDEARARFPQMSLFFKEYFTPIAPGGESWASFQFRASAALERLVTRHHGETIVAVCHGGIVEVSFLFMLGLGPQVRGRNAFHIRNTAITHWRQVTSRDGRLEWQLIAHNDCWHLRNLEPEQSHA, from the coding sequence ATGATTACCAATCTCTATCTGATCCGTCATGGCGAAGCGTACTCGAACGTGGAGCCAATCATGGGCGGGATGCAGGGCGACCGCGGATTGACGGAGCGGGGCATCGCGCAGGTTGAGGCACTGGCGCGCCGGCTGGCGAAGGGGGAGATCGCCGCTGATGTCCTGTATGCCAGCACCCTGCCACGCGCTCGAATGACCGCCGAACCGGTGGCGGAGGCGCTCAATCTTCCGATCCACTGGGACGACGATCTGCAGGAACTGCGTCCTGGTGAGGCGGACGGGCTGCATATCGATGAAGCGCGCGCGCGCTTCCCGCAGATGAGCCTCTTCTTCAAAGAGTATTTTACGCCCATCGCTCCTGGCGGTGAAAGTTGGGCCAGTTTTCAGTTTCGCGCGTCGGCAGCGCTCGAACGTCTGGTGACGCGCCATCACGGTGAAACCATCGTCGCCGTCTGTCACGGCGGCATTGTCGAAGTGTCGTTTCTCTTCATGCTTGGGCTTGGTCCTCAGGTGCGCGGACGCAATGCCTTCCACATACGCAATACCGCAATCACGCACTGGCGCCAGGTCACAAGCCGCGATGGACGGCTGGAATGGCAGTTAATCGCGCATAACGACTGCTGGCATCTACGCAACCTGGAGCCTGAACAGAGCCATGCCTGA
- a CDS encoding DUF3054 domain-containing protein, which translates to MAFHEQSHPSPVVARRTVLLVVGDALALLIFAALGRASHGEDAGLTALAQVAETAAPFIVGWFAVAPLFGTYRTQVTGALQPMLARTALTWLIAWPIGLGLRALIRQTTIPVSFALVTFVTVLAIMSLWRGAFALIAARR; encoded by the coding sequence GTGGCATTTCACGAACAGTCTCATCCCTCACCGGTTGTCGCGCGTCGAACAGTGCTGCTCGTGGTCGGTGACGCGCTGGCGCTGCTGATCTTTGCCGCCCTCGGTCGCGCCAGTCACGGCGAGGATGCGGGGTTGACGGCGCTGGCGCAGGTTGCGGAAACGGCGGCGCCCTTCATTGTCGGGTGGTTTGCCGTCGCTCCGTTGTTCGGCACGTATCGCACTCAGGTGACCGGCGCACTGCAACCGATGCTGGCGCGCACGGCGCTGACCTGGCTCATCGCCTGGCCCATCGGGCTTGGGTTGCGCGCCCTGATCCGGCAGACGACCATTCCGGTCTCGTTCGCCCTGGTGACGTTTGTAACCGTGCTGGCGATCATGTCTCTCTGGCGCGGCGCGTTTGCGCTGATTGCCGCCCGTCGATGA
- a CDS encoding IS5-like element ISRfsp3 family transposase (programmed frameshift) — MCKYRSIIENPEKLRSMTGLTVEEFHALVPIFHAAFEAYMKRRTIDGRVRYCRRYVSYANSPLPTTEDKLLFILTYLKQNPTQVMHGHLFQMSQSNVSKWVHLLHGALNYALSQQNLLPARTADDLARRLQEEPSCEEPSCEEPSCEEPSCEEPSCEEPSCEEPSCEEPSHATKAPPFFIHDGVERPIRRPSDKVDRELYYSGKKKRHTLKNVLIIDEFGSIHFLSDTYEGRVHDKCIADEAGYTLPNASILYQDAGFQGFTLPGVQIMQPKKKPRNGTLTPQEKEENRRISSVRVRIEHVIGDIKRYRIIHDIIRFSCSEFRDMVMETCCGLHNFRIWLKRKKQSKNQNES, encoded by the exons ATGTGTAAGTATCGATCCATTATCGAAAATCCGGAGAAATTACGCTCTATGACCGGACTGACCGTTGAAGAGTTCCACGCGCTGGTTCCGATCTTCCACGCCGCATTTGAAGCGTATATGAAACGTCGCACGATTGATGGCCGCGTCCGATATTGTCGTCGCTACGTCTCGTATGCAAACTCGCCGCTTCCGACAACAGAAGATAAATTGCTCTTTATTTTGACCTACTTAAAACAAAACCCAACGCAAGTGATGCACGGACACCTCTTTCAAATGAGCCAATCAAACGTAAGCAAATGGGTGCATCTTTTGCACGGAGCGCTGAACTATGCGCTTTCACAGCAAAATCTCCTGCCTGCGCGCACTGCCGACGACCTGGCGAGGCGATTGCAGGAAGAACCGTCGTGTGAAGAACCGTCGTGTGAAGAACCGTCGTGTGAAGAACCGTCGTGTGAAGAACCGTCGTGTGAAGAACCGTCGTGTGAAGAACCGTCGTGTGAAGAACCGTCGCATGCGACAAAAGCGCCCCCCT TTTTTATCCATGACGGCGTAGAACGTCCCATTCGCCGTCCAAGCGACAAAGTCGACCGGGAGTTGTATTACAGCGGTAAGAAGAAACGACATACGCTTAAGAACGTTCTCATCATTGATGAGTTTGGCTCTATTCACTTTTTGAGTGACACCTACGAAGGAAGGGTCCACGATAAATGTATTGCGGATGAAGCGGGATACACCCTTCCAAACGCGAGCATTCTCTATCAAGACGCCGGATTTCAAGGATTTACCCTGCCTGGCGTCCAGATTATGCAGCCAAAGAAGAAGCCGCGCAATGGAACCCTCACGCCGCAGGAAAAGGAGGAAAACCGGCGTATCTCATCCGTTCGCGTTCGTATTGAACATGTTATCGGCGATATCAAGCGGTATCGAATCATTCACGACATTATCCGCTTCAGTTGTTCCGAATTTCGGGATATGGTCATGGAAACATGTTGCGGGCTGCATAACTTCCGAATTTGGCTGAAACGCAAAAAGCAGTCCAAAAATCAAAACGAATCTTGA
- a CDS encoding metallophosphoesterase, whose amino-acid sequence MLTARQASFCTCRLEKLFEVAMITLRTASKPSFIAAKEYHVPIETHPHEPHPIGVRPRKRRPLRGRQTIEATKLHVNRGWIGLGAVVAAAGMAGINLFGWPIAAAGGAFGAAALGHMLLGEPARPILERVTLRVPALPPELDGLRIGHLTDSHLGFRYSEANLAWGIAQMQRERPDLIVFTGDIVTHHWAIPDVPRLLRGLEAPLGVYAVPGNHDHWEGLADLHAALTLANIPLLLNEHRHLSWNGGDLWLIGIDDVWDGRPSLRQALRGVPAHGFKLLLSHAPDIAESAAHAGIHVQLSGHTHGGHLRLPLLGPFTLPRYGKRYVIGEYQVDGLTLYVSRGLGGAPLRLLCPPEATIITLRCC is encoded by the coding sequence ATGCTGACCGCGCGTCAGGCATCATTCTGCACCTGTCGCCTGGAGAAACTTTTCGAGGTTGCCATGATCACACTGCGCACTGCATCGAAACCTTCATTCATCGCAGCAAAGGAATACCACGTGCCAATCGAAACACACCCGCACGAACCGCACCCGATCGGGGTTCGTCCGCGCAAGCGTCGACCGTTGCGTGGGCGCCAGACGATCGAAGCGACCAAACTGCACGTTAACCGGGGATGGATTGGGCTTGGCGCGGTCGTGGCCGCCGCAGGGATGGCAGGGATCAATCTGTTTGGCTGGCCCATCGCTGCGGCAGGCGGTGCTTTCGGCGCGGCTGCGCTCGGGCATATGCTGCTGGGAGAACCGGCGCGCCCGATCCTGGAGCGTGTGACCCTGCGCGTCCCGGCGCTGCCGCCCGAACTCGACGGATTGCGCATCGGACATCTGACCGATAGCCACCTCGGTTTTCGCTACAGTGAAGCGAACCTGGCATGGGGCATCGCACAGATGCAACGCGAGCGCCCCGACCTGATCGTGTTCACCGGCGACATCGTCACCCATCACTGGGCAATTCCTGATGTTCCGCGCCTGCTGCGCGGGTTGGAAGCGCCGCTCGGCGTCTATGCCGTGCCAGGCAATCACGACCACTGGGAAGGACTGGCAGACCTGCACGCTGCGCTAACACTGGCAAATATTCCACTGCTGCTGAATGAGCATCGCCATCTGTCGTGGAACGGCGGCGATCTCTGGTTGATCGGCATCGATGATGTGTGGGACGGTCGTCCATCGTTGCGTCAGGCGTTGCGCGGCGTCCCCGCTCACGGGTTCAAACTGCTCCTGTCGCATGCGCCCGATATTGCCGAAAGCGCAGCACATGCCGGCATTCACGTGCAACTGTCGGGGCATACCCACGGCGGGCATCTGCGGCTGCCGCTGCTCGGTCCGTTCACCCTGCCGCGGTATGGCAAACGCTACGTCATTGGCGAGTACCAGGTGGATGGACTGACCCTCTACGTCTCGCGCGGTCTGGGGGGGGCGCCGCTCCGCCTGCTCTGCCCTCCCGAAGCGACGATCATCACCCTGCGATGCTGCTGA
- a CDS encoding LCP family protein, whose translation MNEPYENEPRDRRSRNRAYTGDTIVMRRHAPVTAPPSRRSIWRRIRRALLAGVVLLALLIALAYWQFAAAVAPLIVADSRPFPPLNPPGTGVNILLIGVDERPDHPEEGVRSDTLIVVHLDTIGRRVSLLSIPRDTRVELRDIGPAKINVAYGYGYAAAGKLYGEGVTPAQGGMALTAETVGQFLDLPIHYTAQINFDGFARVIDALGGVTIDVPRRIVDDAYPTPDFGTVRVEFEPGPQRMDGARALIYARTRHADSDFERAGRQQQVIRAVVDELRARGPLGAALLVPALGRALDGAFTTTLPLSRLDMILGIGWITTGLDPAAIGQYRLAPDTAPNFREIGSDILWDPAEVRAVVRDFLAAPGVETEQARIQVLNGAGVAGLARRVSGELEAAGFTVVPAADAPRSDMPDTIVYDVTGKPATARRLATLLHAGIRRGVPDGVNPTVDIIVVLGRDQVK comes from the coding sequence ATGAACGAACCATACGAAAACGAGCCACGGGATCGGCGCTCCCGCAATCGCGCTTACACTGGCGACACGATCGTCATGCGCCGCCACGCGCCGGTCACTGCGCCGCCCTCCCGGCGAAGCATCTGGCGACGCATTCGTCGCGCGCTGCTGGCAGGCGTCGTGCTGCTGGCGCTCCTTATCGCACTGGCGTACTGGCAGTTCGCTGCTGCCGTCGCGCCGCTGATCGTCGCCGACTCCCGTCCGTTTCCTCCGCTCAATCCGCCGGGGACAGGAGTCAACATCCTGTTGATCGGCGTCGATGAACGCCCCGATCACCCGGAAGAGGGGGTGCGCAGCGATACGCTGATTGTCGTCCATCTCGATACAATCGGTCGGCGCGTCAGTCTGCTCTCCATCCCGCGCGATACGCGCGTCGAACTGCGGGATATCGGTCCCGCCAAGATCAATGTTGCGTATGGCTACGGCTATGCGGCGGCCGGAAAACTCTACGGCGAAGGGGTGACTCCTGCGCAGGGAGGGATGGCGCTGACCGCCGAGACGGTCGGGCAGTTTCTTGATCTTCCCATCCATTACACGGCGCAGATCAATTTTGACGGTTTTGCGCGGGTGATCGATGCGCTTGGCGGCGTGACCATCGATGTACCGCGGCGGATTGTCGATGATGCCTATCCGACCCCCGATTTCGGTACAGTTCGCGTCGAGTTTGAACCCGGACCGCAGCGGATGGATGGAGCGCGAGCACTGATCTATGCGCGCACCCGCCACGCCGACAGTGATTTTGAGCGCGCCGGGCGTCAGCAGCAGGTCATTCGCGCCGTTGTCGATGAACTGCGCGCGCGGGGTCCACTCGGCGCAGCATTGCTTGTTCCCGCGCTCGGTCGCGCGCTCGACGGCGCCTTTACCACCACGCTGCCGCTGTCGCGCCTCGATATGATCCTGGGGATCGGGTGGATCACAACCGGTCTGGATCCTGCGGCGATCGGGCAGTACCGGCTCGCGCCCGATACCGCGCCCAACTTCCGCGAGATCGGCTCGGACATTCTCTGGGATCCTGCGGAGGTGCGCGCGGTTGTGCGTGATTTTCTGGCGGCGCCGGGGGTCGAAACCGAACAGGCGCGCATCCAGGTGTTGAACGGCGCCGGCGTCGCCGGATTGGCGCGGCGCGTCAGCGGTGAACTGGAAGCGGCAGGGTTCACAGTTGTGCCAGCAGCCGATGCGCCACGCAGCGATATGCCCGACACCATCGTGTATGATGTTACCGGCAAGCCTGCTACTGCACGTCGCCTGGCGACGCTGCTGCATGCCGGGATTCGTCGCGGCGTGCCCGACGGCGTGAACCCGACGGTTGACATTATTGTCGTGCTGGGACGGGATCAGGTGAAGTAA
- a CDS encoding HAD-IA family hydrolase: MTREYDVITFDCYGTLIDWDRGIQEGFAAAARRVGVEVDLNAALTAYHAIEPQVQSAEYRPYRQVLAETAQRAAATLGWPMDDDTARFFASRLPEWPPFADTNPALERLYAAGYRLGILSNVDDDLLEATIRHFTAPIDLIVTAQQVGSYKPATGHFIAARERIGGLRWLHAAQSHFHDVVPAVQMGLPVAWINRKHEPLPPDGPAPLVDVPDLLAFAAWLEG, encoded by the coding sequence ATGACCCGTGAGTACGATGTTATCACGTTCGACTGTTATGGCACGTTGATCGACTGGGATCGCGGCATTCAAGAAGGGTTCGCCGCCGCCGCCAGGCGCGTCGGTGTTGAGGTTGATCTCAATGCGGCGCTCACTGCCTATCATGCGATCGAGCCGCAGGTCCAATCCGCTGAATATCGCCCGTATCGCCAGGTGCTGGCGGAAACAGCACAACGCGCTGCCGCAACCCTTGGCTGGCCCATGGACGATGATACCGCCAGGTTTTTCGCGTCGAGGTTACCAGAGTGGCCCCCATTCGCCGACACGAACCCGGCGCTGGAGCGGTTGTACGCCGCCGGGTATCGGCTGGGGATCCTGTCGAATGTGGATGACGATCTGCTCGAAGCGACAATCCGGCATTTCACCGCGCCGATCGATCTGATCGTCACGGCGCAGCAGGTTGGTTCGTACAAACCTGCGACCGGTCATTTCATCGCTGCACGTGAACGGATCGGCGGGTTGCGCTGGTTGCACGCTGCGCAGAGTCATTTCCACGATGTCGTTCCAGCAGTGCAGATGGGATTGCCGGTCGCGTGGATCAACCGCAAACACGAACCGTTGCCGCCGGATGGTCCGGCGCCGCTGGTCGATGTGCCGGATCTGCTGGCATTTGCGGCATGGCTGGAGGGATAG
- the rsmA gene encoding 16S rRNA (adenine(1518)-N(6)/adenine(1519)-N(6))-dimethyltransferase RsmA: MTVSNPYLSRARVRAALHALGLRPSRSMGQNFLIDGAALATIVTAAALTADDTVVEVGPGLGVLTWELVQRARTVVAVELDRRLAERLRTEFRTFPNLAIIQGDVLRLPPATILAEHDPDAASGARPYKVVANLPYAITSAALRHFLSTPLRPTLMVVLVQQEVAARICARAGDLSVLAHAVQIYAEPEIVARVPASSFFPAPEVDSSVLRLRIHPQPAVVSDQPEALLRLIKAGFLHPRKQLGNALPGGMAAMGMKIDRQRVLDALAAAGIDPTRRAETVTLEEWGAVYRALHHIW; the protein is encoded by the coding sequence ATGACGGTCAGCAATCCATACCTCTCACGCGCACGGGTGCGTGCTGCACTGCACGCCCTGGGACTTCGCCCCTCCCGCAGCATGGGACAAAACTTCCTGATCGATGGTGCAGCGCTGGCGACGATTGTCACTGCTGCAGCGTTGACCGCCGACGACACCGTTGTCGAAGTTGGTCCCGGTCTCGGCGTGCTGACGTGGGAACTGGTGCAGCGCGCCCGCACCGTCGTCGCTGTCGAACTCGACCGTCGTCTGGCGGAACGGTTGCGCACCGAGTTTCGCACCTTCCCGAATCTGGCAATCATCCAGGGTGATGTCTTGCGCCTGCCGCCAGCAACGATCCTGGCAGAACACGATCCTGATGCGGCATCCGGCGCACGACCGTACAAGGTGGTTGCGAATCTGCCGTATGCGATTACCTCGGCAGCGCTCCGGCACTTCCTCAGCACCCCGCTCCGTCCAACGCTGATGGTTGTGCTGGTGCAGCAGGAAGTTGCCGCGCGCATCTGCGCACGCGCAGGTGATCTGAGTGTGCTGGCGCATGCGGTTCAGATCTACGCCGAGCCGGAGATCGTCGCGCGCGTTCCGGCGTCGAGTTTCTTCCCTGCACCAGAAGTTGATTCGAGCGTGCTGCGCCTGCGGATCCATCCCCAGCCCGCAGTCGTTTCCGACCAGCCGGAAGCGCTCCTGCGCCTGATCAAAGCCGGTTTCCTCCATCCGCGCAAGCAGTTGGGCAATGCACTGCCGGGAGGCATGGCAGCGATGGGCATGAAGATCGACAGGCAGCGGGTGCTGGATGCGCTTGCCGCTGCCGGAATCGATCCGACCCGACGCGCTGAGACAGTCACACTCGAAGAGTGGGGCGCGGTGTATCGCGCATTACATCACATCTGGTAG